Within Microbacterium oryzae, the genomic segment ATCGCGAGGTCGTCTCCGCGGACGCGGTGGTCGAGAGCGCAGGACAGGAGATGCTCGGGGGTGTGCACGCCGCGGTGTTCGATGAGATCGCCGAGGTGGCCGAGGTCGGCAGCGTGAGCCGACTGAAGTACGGGCACTGGCGGGACGGCGAGACCACGAGCGCGCTGACCGCGTTCGATCCCGCCTCGATCGGCGAGGTCGCGGCCATCCGGATGACGATGGGAGACCTCTCCGCCCTCGAGGCGGGCGGTGTGGCGATCGCCGAGCGCGTGGCACGGGACCGGAGCCTCTCCATCGGCGACGAGCTGCCGATGACGTTCGCTCGTACCGGCGAACGTGCGCTGACCGTCGTGGGAGTCGTCGAGGACGGTTCCGCCCAGGCGCTGCAGACGGACTACTTCGTGTCGCTGCGCACCTACGCGGGGCTCTACACCGAGGACATGGACGCGAGCGTCTTCGTGCGCGCTGCCGACGGCGTCGCGCCCGCGCGGCTCGCCGCCGCCCTCGAGAGCGCCCTGGCGGACCATCCGTCGGTTCAGGTCCGCGATCAGGCGGCCGTCGTCGCCGGCCGCACTCAGGCCGTGGACCAGATCTTCGGGCTGGTCAGCGTTCTGCTCGCCTTCGCCCTGCTGATCGCGGCGCTGGGCGTCGCCAACACGCTCGCGCTCTCCATCGCTGAGCGGACGCGCGAGATCGGATTGCTGCGCGCGATCGGGATGGGTCAGCGCGCCGTCGCGCGGATGGTGCGGATCGAGACGGGCATCGTCTGCGTGGTCGCTGGACTCCTCGGATCGGCGCTGGGCCTCGCGGCGAGTGCCGCCGGTGTGGCGGCACTGTCCGCCGTCGCGCCGTTGCACATGGTCATCCCTTGGCCGCAGATCATCGTCGTCGCGGCGGTCGTCGTGGCGGCCGGATTGCTCGCCGGCGTGCTTCCCGCCCGTCGCGCGGCCCGGGTGCCCGTTCTGGAGGCGACCGCGCATGTCTGAGCCTCGCAGCCTGCCGCTCATCTTCGCCCTCGTCTGCGCGCAGTTCGTCGTGATGATGGACACGAGCATCCTCAATGTCGCCCTGCCGTCCCTCGGGCGCGACCTGCAGCTGGACGCCGTCGGGGCGGCATGGGTCGTCAACGCGTACCTCCTGACCTTCGGCGGCCTGCTTCTGCTCTCCGGCCGTGCCGCCGATGTCCTGGGCCGCCGTCGCATGATGCTCATCGGGACGGCGGTCCTCGTCGCCGGGTCGATCCTCGGCGCGGCGGCTGCCTCCGGCACGGCGCTCGTCGTGGCGCGCGTCCTGCAGGGCGCGGGAGCCGCGATGCTGAGTCCCGCCGCGATGTCGGTTCTGCTCGCGCGGTTCAGCGGACCCGCGCGCGCGTGGGCGATGAGCTGCTGGGGCGCCGCCTCCACCGCCGGCGGTGCAGCCGGCGTCGCCTTCGGGGGAGTGCTCACGGCGGCGCTCGGATGGCGGAGCGTGCTCGTCCTGACGGCCGCGGTGGCCATCCTGACGGGTGCCGCCGCCCGCGCTCTGGTGCCGCTCGACGTTCCGGCACCCCGCCGCCGCTTCGACGTGGCCGGTGCGGGGCTGCTCACCGGCGGCGCGGTGGCGACCGCGTTCGGGATCCTCGGACTCCCGCGAGCGGGACTCCTCGGCGGCGAGACCGTGCTCGCCGGACTGGTCGTGGCGGGGTGTCTGGTCGGCTTCGCGCTCGT encodes:
- a CDS encoding MFS transporter → MSEPRSLPLIFALVCAQFVVMMDTSILNVALPSLGRDLQLDAVGAAWVVNAYLLTFGGLLLLSGRAADVLGRRRMMLIGTAVLVAGSILGAAAASGTALVVARVLQGAGAAMLSPAAMSVLLARFSGPARAWAMSCWGAASTAGGAAGVAFGGVLTAALGWRSVLVLTAAVAILTGAAARALVPLDVPAPRRRFDVAGAGLLTGGAVATAFGILGLPRAGLLGGETVLAGLVVAGCLVGFALVERRSADPVLPLSTFRDARVVGGIVANLLGGAARIGCFFLVALLLQQVLRYGPDQAGWAMVPTSLAGFAVSTLLLPRALARLGAGRVAVLGLVLLCAAHLLLATIRAGDAYPTTVLPALVLAAAGVAFSFTPTTLVIAEGIAARNAGAGSGLASATAQLGGAIGVAVFGMADDGRRAAVSAAGGTAVRAAEAGLSTAFLAAAIAAAGGAAAAGGALAVHRLSARRRMAQLAMPTVRAAAAPPS